One Vespa velutina chromosome 19, iVesVel2.1, whole genome shotgun sequence DNA segment encodes these proteins:
- the LOC124955820 gene encoding probable E3 ubiquitin-protein ligase HERC4 isoform X5: MISINMKKRQKNMASWSKKPRLGTDLALGCSLIALHKNMFCWGSSIHGELGLGGIEDEHILIPREVDFQKSTEVTYIACGESHTVVITRGGELYSCGNNDFGQLGHDKGRKRLRLISGLEAFVFKKAACGACHTVAVNEWGQLFSWGCNSEGQLGLNIINPTENIPRMIKTLGTNVIVQVACGIKHVLALTNNGEIYAWGSNFEGQLGLGSDVIKELKPKLISSLISLPIAFIACGGYHSIAITKSGTVFGWGKNLFGQLGLNDTQSRHLPCQLRTLRNAKDGGVFTCGAGMYGQLGHGIHSNEILPRQVMELMGSTVTQVSCGRRHTLAFVPSHRKIYAWGLGGAGQLGNRVTQSVTTPQVVLGPWVPPNGSAMVKLDTQLSPYITQSLDCIVKHIFSGGDHCFATVIPREENMESDDCRVIDSTSQILNISEEQLAACQRVPKGSSVDHELMMYLETVFKSQSCINGSFLFKNDAHYGCSSKNHGVDLDIAIKSFGIISESCNDTIQELIFNSITDSLIPSFSSSPPDIESLRVYLTVPLYHGFANPLNWNALHQPFCKAVISLKSEALKVVSSWWSKAPSYYFERLVRTHKSVVLHIIKQSKHDKNVSWNVLSKYVLEFLRLLNKLNHTAEDEIRVSYSTFHLPELIEHVDIKADYFKWLTEKDNYSNNRMYFCNYPFLFDAQAKTILLETDQAIQMQSAMNEAATRAITQMLFHPYPANSMDTRLHNQFVTLNVSRENIVQDTLLELSHYDSSDLKKPLRVKFHGEEAEDAGGVKKEFFMLLLKEILDPKYGMFREYEETRTIWFSQDSFEDEVMYSLIGLLCGLVIYNFIIIDLPFPLALYKKLLHEPVGLIDIKEMSPAVAKSLQSILDYENPDFEEIFCLNFEIVRDAFGERKTYELIPDGVKVPVTLKNKKQFVDLYVDYILNKSVESHYQAFHTGFHKVCGGRVLELFHSHELMAVVVGNENYDWEELQRNATYKEGYLANDPTIILFWQVFHELSLEEKKKFLLFLTGSDRIPIQGMKAIKIIIQPMSDERMLPVAHTCFNVLDLPRYQTRERLRYKLLQAIQQTQGFSLV, from the exons atgatttcaataaatatgaaaaaaagacaaaaaaacatG gCAAGTTGGTCAAAGAAACCTCGATTGGGTACTGATTTAGCATTGGGTTGTTCCCTGATTGCATTACACAAAAATATGTTTTGTTGGGGAAGTTCTATTCATGGGGAATTAGGACTAGGTGGTATTGAAGATGAACATATTCTTATTCCTCGTGAAGTGGATTTTCAGAAATCTACAGAAGTTACATACA ttgcATGTGGTGAAAGTCATACTGTAGTTATAACGCGAGGTGGAGAATTATATTCTTGTGGAAATAATGACTTTGGGCAATTAGGACatgataaaggaagaaaaaggttac GCTTGATATCAGGATTAGAAgcatttgtatttaaaaaggCAGCATGTGGAGCATGTCATACGGTTGCAGTTAATGAATGGGGACAATTATTTAGCTGGGGATGTAACTCTGAAGGTCAATTAG gattaaatataataaacccTACTGAAAATATACCACGTATGATAAAAACATTAGGAACAAATGTAATTGTACAAGTAGCTTGTGGAATAAAACACGTACTTGCGCTTACAAATAATGGAGAAATCTATGCTTGGGGTTCAAATTTTGAAGGGCAATTAGGCTTAGGTTCTGATGTAATTAAGGAGTTAAAACCCAAACTTATTAGCAGCTTAATTTCTTTACCTATTGCATTTATTGCATGTGGTGGTTATCATAGCATAGCTATAACTAAGTCAG gTACCGTATTTGGCTGGgggaaaaatttattcggaCAATTGGGACTAAATGATACACAAAGTAGACACCTTCCTTGCCAATTAAGAACTTTGCGAAATGCCAAA GATGGTGGTGTATTTACTTGTGGTGCAGGAATGTATGGTCAATTGGGACATGGAATTCATAGCAATGAGATTTTACCTCGACAAGTTATGGAATTGATGGGCAGTACTGTTACACAA GTGTCATGTGGTCGAAGACATACTTTAGCATTCGTACCTTcacatagaaaaatttatgctTGGGGCTTAGGTGGTGCAGGACAATTAGGCAATCGTGTTACACAAAGTGTTACTACTCCTCAAGTTGTATTAGGACCATGGGTACCTCCTAATGGGTCAGCAATGGTCAAACTCGACACACAGTTGAGTCCATATATTACACAGTCCCTAGATTGCATcgttaaacatatatttagTGGAGGAGATCATTGCTTTGCCACTGTTATTCCAAGAGAA GAAAATATGGAATCAGATGACTGTAGAGTAATAGATTCTACTTCTCAAATACTTAATATATCTGAAGAACAATTGGCAGCTTGTCAAAGAGTACCAAAAGGATCTTCTGTTGATCACGAACTTATGAT gTATTTAGAAACCGTTTTTAAGAGTCAATCTTGTATAAAtggatcgtttttatttaaaaatgatgcTCATTATGGTTGTTCAAGTAAAAACCATGGAGTGGATTTGGATATAGCAATTAAATCCTTTGGAATAATATCAGAATCGTGTAATGATACAATTCAGGAACTC ATTTTTAATAGCATAACAGATAGCCTTATACCATCTTTCTCATCCTCTCCACCAGACATAGAATCGTTAAGAGTATATTTAACAGTGCCTTTGTATCATGGTTTTGCAAATCCTTTAAATTGGAATGCTTTACATCAACCATTTTGCAAAGCTGTTATAAGCTTAAAATCAGAAGCTCTTAAAGTAGTAAGCTCATGGTGGAGTAAAGCTCcatcttattattttgaaaggcTTGTTCGTACTCACAAAAGTGTtgttttacatattataaagCAATCCAAACATGACAAG AATGTGTCATGGAATGTATTGAGCAAATAcgttttagaatttttaagattattaaataaattgaatcatACTGCTGAAGATGAAATTAGGGTGTCTTATTCCACGTTTCATTTGCCAGAATTAATAGAACATGTAGACATTAAAGCTGATTATTTTAAATGGCTAACGGAAAAAGACAATTATTCG aATAACAGAATGTATTTCTGtaattatccttttctttttgatgcACAAGCTAAAACCATATTATTGGAGACAGATCAAGCAATACAG atGCAATCAGCAATGAACGAAGCTGCAACTCGTGCTATCACACAAATGCTTTTTCATCCATATCCCGCTAATAGCATGGATACTAGACTCCATAATCAATTTGTCACTTTGAATGTTTCACGAGAAAATATTGTACAAGATACTTTACTAGAATTATCTCATTATGATTCCAGCGATTTAAAGAAACCGCTAAGA gTAAAATTTCACggagaagaagcagaagatgCAGGAggagttaaaaaagaattttttatgcttcttttaaaagaaatactaGACCCAAAATATGGAATGTTTAGGGAATATGAAGAAACTAGAACTATTTGGTTTAGTCAAGATTCATTTGAAGATGAAGTTATGTATTCCTTAATTGGTTTGCTATGTGGacttgttatttataattttataataattgatttaccCTTCCCATTggctttatataaaaaattattacatgaaCCAGTGGGATTGATCGACATTAAAGAAATGTCTCCAGCAGTTGCTAA AAGTTTACAAAGTATACTTGATTATGAGAATCCAGATTTTGAAGAGATATTCTgtttaaattttgaaatagtCAGGGATGCTTTCGGTGAAAGAAAGACGTATGAATTAATACCAGATGGTGTCAAAGTTCctgttacattaaaaaataa aAAACAATTTGTCGATTTGTATGTAGATTATATTCTCAACAAATCAGTGGAATCCCATTATCAGGCATTCCATACTGGCTTTCACAAAGTATGTGGCGGAAGAGTATTAGAACTTTTCCATAGTCATGAATTAATGGCAGTGGTTGttggaaatgaaaattatgattGGGAAGAGTTACAAAGAAATGCAACGTATAAAGAAGGATATTTGGCGAATGATCCtaccattattttattttggcAAGTATTTCATGAGTTAtctttggaagaaaaaaagaaatttttacttttcctaaCTGGAAGTGACAGAATACCTATACAGGGTATGAAAGCAATTAag ATAATAATACAACCGATGAGTGACGAACGTATGTTGCCCGTTGCACATACATGCTTTAATGTGCTTGATCTCCCACGTTACCAAACTCGCGAAAGATTAcgctataaattattacaagcTATTCAACAAACTCAAGGCTTTTCGCTGGTGTGA